In a genomic window of Gossypium arboreum isolate Shixiya-1 chromosome 7, ASM2569848v2, whole genome shotgun sequence:
- the LOC108486691 gene encoding LOW QUALITY PROTEIN: protease Do-like 9 (The sequence of the model RefSeq protein was modified relative to this genomic sequence to represent the inferred CDS: inserted 1 base in 1 codon), with translation MDAVVKVFCIHTEPNFSMPWQRKRQYSSSSSGFVISGRRVLTNAHSVEHYTQVKVKKRGSDTKYLATVLSIGTECDIAMLTVNNDEFWEGVSPVEFGELPALQDAVTVAGYPIGGDTISVTSRVVSRIEILSYIHGSTKLLGLKIDAAINFGNTGGPAFNDKGHCVGITFQSLRQDEAENIGYVIPTPVIQHFIQDYEKNGAYTGFPILGIEWQKMENPDLRKAMGMKPEQKGVRIRRVDATAPESGVLKSSDIVLSFDGVDIANDGTIPYRHGERIGFXLVSQKYIGDSSAIEVLRNSEILNFNIKFTSHRRLIPAHNGGKPPSYYIIAGFVFTIVSVPYLRSEYGDNYEYEAPMNLLDKLFHATPQSPDEQLVVVSQVLVSDINIRYEDIVNAQVFALNGKPVTNIRRLAEMVENCDDEFLKLDLEYEQTVVLRTKTAKATTPDILATHCIPSAMSADLKALRPWT, from the exons ATGGATGCAGTGGTGAAGGTGTTTTGCATTCACACCGAGCCCAACTTCTCGATGCCTTGGCAGAGAAAAAGACAGTATAGTTCCAGCAGTAGTGGGTTCGTGATCAGCGGAAGAAGGGTTTTAACAAATGCGCATTCAGTCGAACATTACACTCAAGTTAAAGTTAAGAAACGTGGGTCTGATACTAAGTACTTGGCTACTGTCCTTTCTATTGGAACCGAATGTGATATTG CAATGCTTACAGTTAACAATGATGAGTTCTGGGAAGGAGTGTCACCAGTGGAATTTGGAGAATTACCTGCTCTTCAAGATGCTGTAACTGTTGCTGGTTACCCCATTGGGGGAGATACAATTTCTGTAACAAGCAGAGTTGTATCACGTATAGAAATCCTGTCTTATATTCACGGGTCAACAAAGCTCCTTGGCTTgaag ATAGATGCTGCTATAAACTTTGGAAACACTGGTGGGCCTGCCTTCAATGATAAAGGCCATTGTGTGGGAATCACATTTCAGTCTCTCAGACAAGACGAAGCAGAAAATATAGGGTATGTGATACCAACACCAGTCATCCAGCATTTTATCCAAGACTATGAGAAGAATGGAGCCTATACTG GATTCCCTATTTTGGGGATTGAGTGGCAAAAAATGGAAAACCCTGATTTGCGTAAAGCAATGGGCATGAAACCTGAACAGAAAGGTGTTCGAATCAGAAGAGTTGATGCCACAGCTCCAGAATCAGGGGTTTTGAAGTCATCAGATATTGTGCTCAGCTTTGATGGGGTTGATATTGCCAATGATGGAACGA TTCCTTATAGGCATGGAGAACGCATAGGTT AGTTAGTGTCACAAAAATATATTGGGGATAGTTCAGCTATTGAAGTTCTACGTAATTCTGAGATTCTAAACTTCAACATCAAATTTACATCACACAGAAGGCTTATTCCGGCACACAATGGGGGCAAACCACCTTCATATTATATTATTGCAGGATTTGTATTTACAATTGTATCTGTTCCTTATTTACGTTCTGAG tATGGGGACAATTATGAATATGAAGCTCCAATGAATCTATTGGACAAACTCTTTCATGCAACGCCACAGTCACCCGATGAACAGCTTGTTGTGGTGTCTCAG gttCTTGTATCTGATATCAATATTAGATATGAGGACATTGTTAACGCTCAG GTCTTTGCTCTTAATGGTAAGCCGGTGACGAATATAAGGAGATTGGCTGAGATGGTAGAGAACTGCGATGATGAGTTTCTGAAATTGGACTTGGAATATGAACAG ACAGTAGTGCTTCGAACAAAGACAGCAAAAGCAACTACTCCGGACATTCTTGCAACCCACTGTATACCATCAGCAATGTCAGCTGATCTCAAAGCATTGAGACCATGGACttaa